One window of the Niallia circulans genome contains the following:
- a CDS encoding fumarate hydratase: MYFENLKKSIYDLIVETSTNLPKDVRRAIAKATASENAGTRSAMSLATITQNIGMADKEVSPICQDTGLPTFKIKTPIAVNQLDIKAAIYEAMELATKNGKLRPNSVDSLTGENSGNNLGAGTPVIKFEQWEKDYIDIRLILKGGGCENKNIQYSLPCELEGLGRAGRDLDGIRKCILHSVYQAQGQGCSAGFIGVGIGGDRSAGYDLAKEQLFRSVDDTNDIPELAALEAYIMENANKLGIGTMGFGGETTLLGCKIGVMNRIPASFFVSVAYNCWAFRRLAISVNPDTGEIKEWQYQEGDKIDFKAETEDNEVAAAEEVITLQAPISEEEIRQLKVGDVVQINGMMYTGRDAIHKYLSTNEAPIDLNGQIIYHCGPVMLKDEDGNWHVKAAGPTTSIREEPYQGDIMKKFGIRAVIGKGGMGAKTLKALEEHGGVYLNAIGGAAQYYADCIKSVEGVDLMQFGIPEAMWHLKVEGFKAVVTMDAHGNSLHQDIEMSSLEKLAQFKDRVYK, encoded by the coding sequence ATGTATTTTGAAAATCTGAAGAAGAGTATTTACGATTTAATTGTAGAAACATCGACCAATCTTCCAAAAGATGTGCGCCGTGCAATTGCGAAAGCTACTGCATCAGAAAATGCTGGGACTCGTTCGGCGATGAGTTTAGCGACCATTACGCAAAATATTGGGATGGCGGATAAGGAAGTCTCGCCTATTTGCCAAGATACAGGGCTGCCAACATTTAAAATAAAAACACCTATTGCTGTCAATCAGCTGGATATAAAAGCAGCTATTTATGAAGCAATGGAGCTTGCAACGAAAAATGGGAAGCTCAGACCAAACTCCGTTGATTCACTTACAGGCGAAAATAGCGGGAATAATTTAGGGGCAGGGACACCTGTCATAAAGTTTGAACAGTGGGAAAAGGATTATATCGATATTCGTTTAATTTTAAAAGGCGGAGGCTGTGAAAATAAAAATATTCAATACAGTCTTCCATGTGAATTAGAAGGGCTTGGCCGTGCTGGGCGTGATTTAGACGGAATTCGCAAATGTATTCTTCATTCTGTATATCAAGCACAAGGGCAAGGCTGTAGTGCAGGTTTCATTGGAGTCGGTATCGGTGGAGACCGTTCTGCAGGATATGATTTAGCGAAAGAGCAGCTATTCCGCTCTGTCGACGATACAAATGATATTCCAGAATTAGCGGCGCTAGAAGCGTATATCATGGAGAATGCGAATAAACTAGGAATTGGTACAATGGGATTTGGCGGGGAAACAACGCTGTTAGGCTGTAAAATTGGCGTGATGAACCGTATTCCGGCTAGCTTCTTTGTATCTGTTGCTTACAATTGTTGGGCATTCCGTCGTTTGGCTATCTCCGTAAACCCTGATACAGGGGAAATTAAGGAATGGCAATATCAAGAAGGAGATAAAATTGATTTCAAAGCAGAAACGGAAGACAATGAAGTAGCGGCAGCAGAGGAAGTTATTACTCTTCAAGCACCAATTAGTGAAGAGGAAATCCGCCAATTAAAAGTCGGAGATGTTGTCCAAATTAATGGAATGATGTATACAGGGCGAGATGCGATCCATAAATATTTAAGTACAAATGAGGCTCCAATTGATTTAAATGGACAAATTATTTATCATTGTGGGCCAGTTATGCTCAAAGATGAAGATGGAAATTGGCATGTGAAGGCTGCTGGACCGACAACAAGTATTCGGGAAGAGCCTTACCAAGGGGATATCATGAAAAAATTTGGCATTCGCGCAGTGATTGGAAAAGGCGGTATGGGTGCTAAAACATTAAAGGCATTGGAAGAGCATGGCGGTGTGTACTTAAATGCCATTGGCGGAGCGGCCCAATATTACGCAGATTGCATTAAATCGGTAGAAGGTGTAGACCTAATGCAGTTTGGAATTCCTGAAGCGATGTGGCATTTAAAAGTAGAGGGATTTAAAGCCGTGGTGACAATGGATGCACATGGTAATTCTCTTCATCAAGATATTGAAATGTCCTCTTTAGAAAAATTAGCGCAATTTAAAGATCGTGTATACAAATAA